GCCGCGGCCGGCCTCCGACTGCGCGAGCTGCTGCGCGCTGGTGCGCGCCGTGGGAAAGCGCGGGTTGCCGAGGTGGCCGCACAGCGTACCGTCGGCCTTGCTCTGCGCCGCGAGCGTGGCAGGTACCGCGAGCAGGAGAAGTGCGAGACGCATGGCGGGAGGGTGAGGGGATGCGCTGCATACCGCGCCGAGCGCGGCGAGGTTCCGACCGCACCTCACCATCGCGGGTGCACGGCCTCTCGGAGGTACTGGTCGTACACCTCACCCACCCGCGCCATCGTCTGCGCGGAGAGCGGGGCGAGGTCGAGTGCGTGCACGTTCCCCTCCACCTGCGCCGCGTCGCGCGCGCCGGGAATCGTCGCCGTCACCTCGGGGTGCATCAGGATCCAGCGGAGCGCGAGCTGCGCCATCGTCGCGCCGTTAGGCACGAGCGGCCGCAGCGCCTCCACCGCCTCGAGCCCGCGCGCGTAGTCCACGCCGCTGAACGTCTCGCCGACGTCGAACGCCTCGCCGCGGCGGTTGAACGTGCGGTGGTCCGTCGGCGCGAACTCGGTGTCGGCGCGGTACTTCCCCGAGAGCAGCCCGCTCGCGAGCGGCACGCGCGCGAGGATGCCGACCTGCCGCGCGCGCGCCACGGGGAAGAACTCCTCGGCCGGACGCAGCCGGAACATGTTGAAGATGATCTGCACCGACTGCACGTTCGGGTACTCGGCAGCGCGGACCGCCTCCTGCACGCGCTCCACGCTCACGCCATAGAAGCGGAGCTTCCCCGCCGTCACGAGGTCGTCGAGGATGCCGAACACCTCGGGCATCTCGTACACCTCGCCCGGAGGGCAGTGGAGCTGCAGCAGGTCGATCGCGTCGCAGCCGAGGTTGGCGAGCGAGCGCTCGACGAACGCGGTGAGGTTCGCGCGGTCGTAGCCCGCGGCGACGTGCGGGTTCAGCCGCCGGCCGGCCTTCGTGGCGACGATGATCTCCTCGCGCCGCTCGCGTCGGAGCCGTCCGACGAGCCGCTCCGAGTGTCCGTCGCCGTACACGTCGGCCGTGTCGACGAAGTTCACGCCGAGGTCCACGGCGCGGTGCAGCGCGCGCAGCGACTCCGCGTCGTCGGTCCGCCCCCACACGTCGCCGCCGATGGCCCACGCGCCGAAGCTGACGGCGGAGATCCTCCATCCGGTGCGACCGAGATCACGGTACTCCATGCGTGCTCCTCCCTGCATACGGGGCGCCATATGGCATTCTATATTTCGTATCGATGACCACCGTCTCTCGCCATACCGTGCCGCTCGACCGCGTCTTTCCCGGCGACGGCGAGATGGCGCGCCGGTGCCGCGCGTTCGACTGGACGCGGACCTCGCTCGGCCCGCCGAGCACTTGGGATGCCGCGCTTCGCGTGGCGGTGCGCACGGCGCTCGAGTCGCCGATGCCGATCAATCTGTGGTGCGGCGCCGACCGGGTGCTGATCTACAACGACGGCTACATCCCGCTCCTCGGCGCGAAGCACCCGCGCGCGCTCGGCACGCCCGGCTTCGAGGTGTGGCACGAGATCTGGCCGGAGATCAGCGGCATGTTCGACCGCATCCTGGCCGGCGGCCCGGCGACGTACGCCGAGGACGCGCCGTTCCGGATGGAGCGGAGCGGCGAGACCGATGCGGCATCGGCGTGGTTCACGTTCTCGCTCAGCCCCGTGCGCGACGACGCGGGCGAGGTGATCGCGTTCTTCAACGTCGCCGTCGAGTCGACGCAGCGCATACTCGCGCAGCGCGAGGTGGAAGCGGCGCGCGCCGCCGCCGTGCGCGCCGAGGAGCGGCTGCGCGGGGTGTTCGCGCAGGCGCCCGCGTTCCTCGCTGTGCTGCGCGGCCCGGAGCACGTGTTCGAGTTCGCGAACGACGCGTACCTGCAGCTCGTGGGGCATCGCGACATCATCGGGCGCCGCGTCGTCGACGCGATCCCCGAGGTCATCGGCCAGGGCTTCGTGGAGCTGCTCGACCGCGTGCTCGCGACCGGCGAGCCGTTCGTCGGGCGCGAGACGCCGGTACTGCTGCGACAGACGCCCGACGCGCCGCCGACGCAGCTCTACCTCGACTTCGTGTACCAGCCGCTCGTC
This DNA window, taken from Gemmatirosa kalamazoonensis, encodes the following:
- a CDS encoding aldo/keto reductase; amino-acid sequence: MEYRDLGRTGWRISAVSFGAWAIGGDVWGRTDDAESLRALHRAVDLGVNFVDTADVYGDGHSERLVGRLRRERREEIIVATKAGRRLNPHVAAGYDRANLTAFVERSLANLGCDAIDLLQLHCPPGEVYEMPEVFGILDDLVTAGKLRFYGVSVERVQEAVRAAEYPNVQSVQIIFNMFRLRPAEEFFPVARARQVGILARVPLASGLLSGKYRADTEFAPTDHRTFNRRGEAFDVGETFSGVDYARGLEAVEALRPLVPNGATMAQLALRWILMHPEVTATIPGARDAAQVEGNVHALDLAPLSAQTMARVGEVYDQYLREAVHPRW